Proteins from a single region of Tigriopus californicus strain San Diego unplaced genomic scaffold, Tcal_SD_v2.1 Contig105, whole genome shotgun sequence:
- the LOC131892524 gene encoding mediator of RNA polymerase II transcription subunit 27-like, with protein MIEWVVVKGFNEESTKPDGSLDVWSDSKYQVFQRITENANAAMLNFQSPLYPELGVKSFMTYLHSFLKLFTEKCKKCGYHLHNNIPPTWREFKTLEPFHEDCRP; from the exons ATGATTGAATGGGTCGTAGTGAAGGGcttcaacgaagaatccaccAAGCCTGATGGCAGTTTGGATGTGTGGAGCGATTCCAAATACCAAGTATTTCAACGCATCACCGAGAACGCCAATGCCGCCATGCTTAATTTTCAATCGCCCCTCTACCCCGAATTGGGCGTCAAATCGTTCATG ACCTATTTGCATAGCTTCCTCAAATTGTTCACGGAGAAGTGTAAGAAATGCGGATACCATTTACATAATAACATTCCACCCACTTGGCGCGAATTCAAAACCCTGGAACCGTTTCACGAAGATTGTCGAC